In Oryctolagus cuniculus unplaced genomic scaffold, mOryCun1.1 SCAFFOLD_50, whole genome shotgun sequence, one genomic interval encodes:
- the LOC100350711 gene encoding methyl-CpG-binding domain protein 3-like 1, with translation MIIPETLQRKQVARVLKAKPRPGAGSAQPVRLTSCIFKSLITRVTAHPGNVVQHLLTEGYLEKPQQVCALRRLQGLCASSNEGEPLPTLEFANSWKMTAPAIPSRSPGPVGAGGLQSRPKPTHEPASKVVVVIPPADLGVSWPLSSWQVTPEDIKRQTRKVKELRRRLAEALQADKIIREEEKVLSCWIKLESFPAKRAHYQGLVINAKMIKWPTEFKEVWFHEKNLKQKEVRRDDV, from the exons atgATTATTCCTGAGACCTTGCAAAGGAAGCAAGTAGCGCGTGTGTTGAAGGCCAAGCCGAGACCCGGAGCAGGCTCTGCACAGCCAGTCAGACTGACCAGCTGCATCTTCAAGAGTCTGATCACTCGAGTCACTGCCCACCCGGGCAATGTGGTTCAACACTTGCTGACAGAGGGGTACCTGGAGAAGCCCCAGCAGGTCTGTGCACTCAGGCGACTGCAGGGGCTCTGCGCCAGCAGCAACGAGGGAGAGCCTTTACCCACTTTGGAATTTGCAAACTCCTGGAAGATGACAGCACCAGCAATCCCAAGCAGATCCCCAGGTCCGGTTGGTGCTGGGGGTCTGCAGTCCAGGCCCAAGCCTACCCATGAGCCAGCCTCCAAGGTGGTAGTGGTGATTCCACCAGCAGATCTGGGTGTCTCCTGGCCTCTCTCCAGCTGGCAGGTAACTCCTGAGGACATCAAAAGGCAGACAAGGAAAGTGAAGGAGCTGAGGAGGAGACTGGCTGAGGCCCTGCAGGCAGACAAGATcatcagagaggaagagaag GTCTTGAGTTGTTGGATAAAATTGGAGAGTTTCCCTGCCAAGCGTGCACATTACCAAGGCTTGGTTATCAATGCAAAGATGATAAAATGGCCTACTGAATTCAAGGAGGTATGGTTCCATGAGAAGAATTTGAAACAGAAGGAGGTGAGAAGAGATGAtgtgtga